One window of the Paraburkholderia sp. PGU19 genome contains the following:
- a CDS encoding barstar family protein produces MSDNVYAHDSKVATDFLAAGDGNMFQRVMQMRDAGQVRDVQNEASTGLSSEEERMSLFQTVRPNIVQSIRAFRVQDLADEAGRLGQHFLYAFVGNAQSKQEVMETIATSFLFPKHFGKNYDALYDSLTDLVHKAGSQPGFVIVLEALPIAIKFDKEARETLLDVFREAAEFWAERKVAFRVFYSFA; encoded by the coding sequence ATGAGCGACAACGTCTACGCGCACGACTCGAAAGTCGCGACGGATTTTCTCGCGGCCGGCGACGGCAATATGTTCCAGCGCGTCATGCAGATGCGCGATGCCGGCCAGGTCCGTGACGTCCAGAACGAAGCCAGTACGGGCCTTTCATCGGAAGAGGAGCGCATGAGTCTTTTCCAGACCGTACGACCGAACATCGTGCAGTCGATCCGCGCGTTCCGCGTGCAGGATCTCGCCGACGAAGCGGGTCGGCTCGGTCAGCATTTCCTCTATGCGTTTGTGGGCAATGCCCAGTCGAAGCAGGAAGTGATGGAGACCATCGCGACCTCGTTCCTGTTTCCGAAGCATTTCGGTAAGAATTACGACGCGCTGTACGACTCGCTGACCGATCTCGTTCACAAAGCTGGCTCGCAACCGGGATTCGTCATCGTGCTCGAAGCGCTGCCTATTGCGATCAAGTTCGACAAGGAAGCGCGCGAGACGCTGCTCGACGTGTTCCGCGAAGCGGCGGAATTCTGGGCAGAGCGCAAGGTGGCGTTCCGGGTGTTTTACTCGTTTGCCTGA
- a CDS encoding ribonuclease translates to MARKWLRDGVLIAALTLGGFAGGFPVGGWAREAQQGQAGGTIAVAQLPPQAVSTLNLIAAGGPYPYEKDGVVFGNRERLLPPHRRGYYHEYTVPTPGARDRGARRIVCGGPLRRTTNCYYSDDHYASFNRIIE, encoded by the coding sequence ATGGCACGCAAGTGGCTCCGCGACGGCGTGCTGATCGCCGCCTTGACGCTTGGAGGTTTTGCCGGCGGTTTTCCGGTAGGCGGCTGGGCCCGGGAAGCGCAGCAGGGGCAGGCCGGAGGCACGATCGCGGTGGCGCAATTGCCGCCGCAAGCTGTCAGTACATTGAACTTGATTGCAGCTGGCGGGCCTTATCCGTATGAGAAGGACGGCGTCGTATTCGGCAATCGTGAGCGGTTGCTGCCGCCGCACCGGCGCGGCTATTACCACGAATACACCGTTCCCACGCCAGGCGCCCGCGATCGCGGCGCACGCCGCATAGTCTGTGGAGGGCCGCTCAGGCGGACCACCAATTGCTATTACTCAGACGACCACTACGCCAGTTTTAATCGCATTATTGAATGA
- the alc gene encoding allantoicase — protein sequence MANPILDPNAPAFTRRYMNLADPRLGAKALFASDEFFAPKERMLDPQPAVFIPGKYDDHGKWMDGWETRRKRTTGHDYCVVRLARPGIVHGVDLDTSHFTGNFPPAASIEACYSNDDVPADNVDWQSLVPATTLQGNQHHYVEVSDTRAFTHLRVNLYPDGGLARLRVYGQPKRDWERIERGSLLDLAAVENGAYLVAANNQHFGPASQMLMPGRGVNMGDGWETRRRREPGNDWAIVALARPGVIRKVEVDTAHFKGNFPDRCSLQAASVTGGTDDSLVTQAMFWPVLLPEQKLQMDNVHTFSAELAALGPVTHVRFNIYPDGGVSRLRLWGELE from the coding sequence ATGGCCAATCCGATTCTCGATCCGAACGCACCCGCCTTCACGCGCCGCTACATGAACCTCGCCGACCCGCGACTGGGCGCGAAGGCGCTCTTCGCCAGCGACGAATTCTTCGCACCGAAAGAGCGGATGCTCGACCCGCAGCCTGCCGTGTTCATCCCCGGCAAATACGATGATCACGGCAAATGGATGGACGGCTGGGAAACGCGCCGCAAGCGCACGACGGGCCACGACTACTGCGTGGTGCGGCTCGCGCGGCCGGGCATCGTGCATGGCGTCGATCTCGACACGAGCCACTTCACGGGCAATTTCCCGCCCGCGGCCTCGATCGAAGCCTGCTATTCGAACGACGACGTACCCGCCGACAACGTCGACTGGCAAAGCCTCGTTCCCGCGACCACGCTGCAAGGCAACCAGCATCATTACGTCGAGGTCAGCGATACGCGCGCGTTCACGCATCTGCGCGTGAATCTGTATCCGGATGGCGGGCTGGCGCGTCTGCGCGTCTATGGGCAACCGAAGCGCGACTGGGAGCGCATCGAACGCGGCAGCCTGCTCGATCTGGCTGCTGTCGAAAATGGCGCGTACCTGGTCGCCGCCAACAACCAGCATTTCGGGCCGGCCTCGCAGATGCTGATGCCGGGGCGCGGTGTGAACATGGGCGATGGCTGGGAAACGCGCCGCCGCCGCGAGCCGGGCAACGACTGGGCGATCGTGGCGCTCGCGCGGCCGGGCGTGATCCGCAAGGTCGAAGTGGATACGGCGCACTTCAAGGGCAATTTCCCCGATCGCTGCTCGCTGCAGGCAGCGTCCGTGACGGGCGGCACCGACGATTCGCTCGTCACGCAAGCGATGTTCTGGCCTGTTCTGTTGCCCGAACAGAAGCTGCAGATGGACAACGTGCATACGTTCAGCGCCGAACTCGCCGCGCTCGGCCCCGTGACGCACGTGCGGTTCAACATTTACCCGGACGGTGGCGTATCGCGGTTGCGCCTGTGGGGCGAACTCGAATAA
- a CDS encoding FadR/GntR family transcriptional regulator — translation MKNVPHTVTDSAISTIRERIEGGVYPVGCLLPAQRQLSEELDISRASLREALSTLEALGLLTIRPGKGVYVQSTKASSAHPWRFADQSSLPDTYQMRFALEGFVARMAALAIGDDDVEWFEDNIASLHTALTNGELDDAAQLDFDFHMRIVNIAGNAAIESILRSSADIMKESQRMPFYRRELVLSTYHEHRAILDALKARDPHAAGLAIEKHIANAAQRAGVYFPTPQV, via the coding sequence ATGAAAAACGTGCCGCATACTGTTACCGACTCTGCCATCTCGACGATTCGCGAGAGGATCGAGGGTGGCGTTTATCCTGTCGGGTGTTTGCTGCCGGCGCAGCGGCAATTGTCGGAAGAACTGGATATCAGCCGTGCGTCGTTGCGTGAAGCACTATCGACGCTCGAAGCGCTAGGGCTGTTGACTATTCGCCCCGGCAAGGGCGTGTATGTGCAGTCGACGAAGGCGTCGTCGGCGCATCCGTGGCGGTTCGCGGATCAGTCGTCATTGCCGGATACTTATCAGATGCGATTCGCGCTGGAAGGCTTTGTCGCGCGGATGGCTGCGCTGGCTATTGGCGATGATGATGTCGAATGGTTTGAGGACAATATTGCTTCGCTGCATACGGCGCTGACTAATGGCGAACTCGACGACGCCGCGCAATTGGACTTCGATTTTCATATGCGGATCGTCAATATTGCGGGCAATGCCGCTATCGAATCGATCTTGCGGAGTAGCGCTGACATCATGAAGGAGAGTCAGCGGATGCCGTTCTATCGGCGTGAGCTCGTGCTGTCTACGTATCATGAGCATCGGGCGATTCTTGATGCTTTGAAGGCCCGTGATCCGCATGCGGCTGGACTGGCCATCGAGAAGCATATTGCGAATGCGGCGCAACGCGCTGGGGTTTATTTTCCTACGCCGCAGGTTTGA
- a CDS encoding C4-dicarboxylate transporter DctA, with amino-acid sequence MLKFFNSLFGRVVIALVAGIVLGALFPHFAQSLRPLGDGFLKLIKMVIGPIVFCVVVSGMAHAGDLKKVGRVGLKAVVYFEIMTTIALVIGAVLAYATRPGVGMNIDLRTLDAGSLATYTEHAKSLKDTAGFLLKIIPDTAIDAFAKGDILQILVFSVLVGSALSLLGPRAQRVNDLIDELAQVFFRVMSFIIKLAPLGVLGAIAFTTGTYGVESLKQLGMLVIVFYASCIVFVAVVLGIVMRLAGFSVFKLIRYLREELSIVLGTASSDAVLPQIMRKLEWMGVKDSTVGLVIPTGYSFNLDGFSIYLTLAVIFIAQATNTPLSMHDLIVVVLVSLVTSKGAHGIPGSAIVILAATLSAIPAIPVLGLVLILPVDWFVGIARALTNLIGNCVATVVVAVWENDIDKARARHVLNLDSDYRFVPASTDRDDGASHANPAHAV; translated from the coding sequence GTGTTGAAGTTCTTCAATTCGCTGTTTGGCCGGGTGGTGATCGCTCTCGTAGCGGGCATCGTGCTCGGAGCGCTATTTCCGCATTTCGCGCAGTCGCTGCGTCCATTGGGCGACGGCTTTCTGAAACTGATCAAGATGGTGATCGGGCCGATCGTGTTCTGTGTGGTCGTCAGCGGCATGGCGCACGCAGGTGATCTGAAGAAAGTGGGGCGCGTTGGTTTGAAGGCCGTCGTCTACTTCGAAATCATGACGACGATCGCGCTCGTGATCGGCGCGGTGCTCGCGTATGCGACGCGGCCGGGCGTCGGCATGAACATCGATCTGCGCACGCTCGACGCCGGGTCGCTGGCCACCTACACCGAGCATGCGAAGAGCCTGAAGGACACGGCGGGCTTCCTGCTGAAGATCATCCCCGACACCGCGATCGACGCGTTCGCAAAGGGCGACATCCTGCAGATTCTCGTGTTCTCCGTGCTGGTCGGCTCCGCGCTCTCGCTGCTCGGGCCACGCGCGCAACGCGTCAACGATCTGATCGACGAACTCGCACAAGTGTTCTTCCGCGTGATGAGCTTCATCATCAAGCTCGCGCCGCTCGGCGTGCTGGGCGCGATCGCGTTCACCACGGGCACATATGGCGTCGAATCGCTGAAGCAGCTCGGCATGCTCGTCATCGTGTTCTACGCGAGCTGCATCGTGTTCGTCGCCGTCGTGCTGGGTATCGTGATGCGTCTCGCCGGGTTCAGCGTGTTCAAGCTGATCCGCTATCTGCGCGAAGAACTGTCGATCGTGCTCGGCACCGCTTCGTCCGACGCCGTGCTGCCGCAGATCATGCGCAAGCTCGAATGGATGGGCGTGAAGGATTCGACCGTCGGTCTCGTGATTCCGACCGGCTACTCGTTCAACCTCGACGGCTTCTCGATCTATCTGACGCTCGCGGTGATCTTCATCGCACAGGCGACCAACACGCCGCTGTCGATGCACGATCTGATCGTCGTCGTGCTGGTGTCGCTGGTGACATCGAAGGGCGCGCACGGCATTCCCGGCTCGGCGATCGTGATTCTCGCCGCGACGCTCTCGGCGATTCCCGCGATTCCTGTGCTCGGCCTCGTGCTGATCCTGCCCGTCGACTGGTTTGTCGGCATCGCCCGCGCGCTGACCAACCTGATCGGCAACTGCGTCGCGACCGTCGTCGTCGCCGTGTGGGAAAACGATATCGACAAGGCGCGTGCGCGCCACGTGCTGAACCTCGACAGCGACTACCGCTTCGTGCCCGCCAGCACCGATCGCGACGACGGCGCGAGCCACGCGAACCCTGCGCACGCAGTCTGA
- a CDS encoding NADP-dependent malic enzyme, protein MSTPVNTKLREAALDYHEFPTPGKIAIAPTKQMINQRDLALAYSPGVAFACEAIVENPLNAARFTARSNLVGVVSNGTAVLGLGNIGPLASKPVMEGKAVLFKKFAGIDVFDIELNESDPHKLVEVIAALEPTFGGINLEDIKAPDCFIVERECRKRMKIPVFHDDQHGTAIVVAAAVTNGLKVVGKSIKEVKLVASGAGAASLACLSLLVDLGMPIENIYVTDLAGVVYKGRTELMDPDKERFARETDARTLSEVMGGADVFLGLSAGGVLKQDMVKGMADKPLILALANPTPEILPELALEVRPDAVLATGRTDYPNQVNNVLCFPFIFRGALDVGATVITKEMEIAAVNAIAELARQEQSDIVATAYGIQDLSFGPEYLIPKPFDPRLIVQIAPAVAQAAMDAGVATRPIEDMEAYKQHLQQFVYHSGTTMKPIFQLARGVEPEKKRIVFAEAEEERVLRAVQIVVDEKLAKPILIGRPAVIEQRIAKFGLRLVNGQDYTIVNTDHDERYRDFWQTYHKMMSRKGFTEQMAKLEMRRRTTLIGSMLVKKGHADGMICGTVSTTHRHLHFIDQVIGKKEGAKVYAAMNALVLPNRQIFLVDTHVNVDPTAEELAEITIMAAEEVRRFGIEPKIALLSHSNFGTSNAPSAQKMRDVLAILHERAPHLQVDGEMHGDLALDANLRKEILSDSTLEGDANLLVLPNIDAANISYNLLKTAAGNNIAIGPILLGAAQPVHVLTPSATVRRIVNMTALLVADVNATR, encoded by the coding sequence ATGTCGACTCCCGTCAATACCAAACTCCGTGAAGCCGCTCTCGATTATCACGAATTCCCGACTCCTGGGAAGATCGCGATCGCCCCGACGAAGCAGATGATCAACCAGCGCGACCTCGCGCTGGCGTACTCGCCAGGCGTTGCGTTCGCGTGCGAGGCGATCGTTGAAAACCCGCTGAATGCGGCGCGCTTCACGGCGCGCAGCAACCTGGTCGGCGTCGTGTCGAACGGCACCGCGGTGCTCGGCCTCGGCAACATCGGGCCGCTCGCGTCGAAGCCGGTCATGGAAGGCAAGGCCGTGCTGTTCAAGAAGTTCGCCGGTATCGACGTGTTCGACATCGAGCTGAACGAGTCGGACCCGCACAAGCTGGTCGAGGTGATCGCGGCGCTCGAGCCGACCTTCGGCGGCATCAACCTTGAAGACATCAAGGCGCCGGACTGCTTCATCGTCGAACGCGAATGCCGCAAGCGCATGAAGATCCCCGTCTTCCACGACGACCAACACGGCACGGCGATCGTCGTCGCGGCGGCTGTCACGAATGGCCTGAAGGTGGTCGGCAAGAGCATCAAGGAAGTGAAGCTGGTCGCCTCGGGCGCGGGCGCGGCGTCGCTGGCGTGTCTGAGCCTGCTGGTCGATCTCGGCATGCCGATCGAGAACATCTACGTGACCGACCTGGCCGGTGTGGTCTACAAGGGCCGCACGGAACTGATGGACCCGGACAAGGAGCGCTTCGCTCGCGAGACCGACGCGCGCACGCTGTCGGAAGTGATGGGCGGGGCGGACGTGTTCCTCGGCCTGTCGGCGGGCGGCGTGCTCAAGCAGGACATGGTCAAGGGCATGGCTGACAAGCCGCTGATTCTCGCGCTGGCCAACCCGACGCCGGAAATCCTGCCGGAACTCGCGCTGGAAGTGCGCCCCGACGCCGTGCTCGCGACGGGCCGCACCGACTATCCGAACCAGGTCAACAACGTTCTGTGCTTTCCGTTCATCTTCCGCGGCGCGCTCGACGTCGGCGCAACGGTGATTACGAAGGAAATGGAAATCGCCGCGGTCAACGCGATCGCGGAACTGGCGCGCCAGGAACAATCTGACATCGTCGCGACGGCGTATGGCATTCAGGATCTGTCGTTCGGTCCGGAGTATCTGATTCCGAAGCCTTTCGATCCGCGCCTGATCGTCCAGATCGCGCCCGCCGTCGCGCAGGCCGCGATGGATGCGGGCGTCGCCACGCGTCCGATCGAGGACATGGAGGCGTACAAGCAGCATCTGCAGCAGTTCGTCTACCACAGCGGTACGACGATGAAGCCGATCTTCCAGCTGGCGCGCGGCGTCGAGCCGGAGAAGAAGCGCATCGTGTTCGCGGAAGCCGAAGAAGAGCGCGTACTGCGCGCGGTGCAGATCGTCGTTGACGAAAAGCTGGCGAAGCCGATCCTAATTGGCCGTCCGGCTGTGATCGAGCAACGCATCGCGAAATTCGGCTTGCGTCTCGTCAACGGTCAGGACTACACGATCGTCAACACTGACCACGACGAACGCTATCGCGACTTCTGGCAGACGTATCACAAGATGATGTCGCGCAAGGGCTTCACCGAGCAGATGGCGAAGCTCGAAATGCGTCGCCGCACGACGCTGATCGGCTCGATGCTGGTGAAGAAGGGTCACGCCGACGGCATGATCTGCGGCACGGTCAGCACGACGCACCGTCACCTGCACTTCATCGATCAGGTGATCGGCAAGAAGGAAGGCGCGAAGGTCTACGCGGCAATGAATGCGCTGGTGCTGCCGAACCGCCAGATTTTCCTCGTCGATACGCACGTGAACGTCGATCCGACGGCGGAAGAACTGGCCGAGATCACGATCATGGCGGCGGAAGAAGTGCGGCGCTTTGGCATCGAGCCGAAGATCGCGCTGCTGTCGCACTCGAACTTCGGCACGAGCAATGCGCCTTCTGCACAGAAAATGCGCGATGTGCTGGCTATCTTGCACGAACGCGCGCCGCATCTGCAGGTGGACGGCGAAATGCACGGCGACCTGGCACTCGACGCGAACCTGCGCAAGGAAATCCTCTCGGACTCGACGCTGGAAGGCGACGCGAACCTCCTCGTGCTGCCGAACATCGACGCCGCCAACATCTCGTACAACCTGCTGAAGACGGCGGCCGGCAACAACATCGCGATCGGGCCGATCCTGCTCGGCGCGGCGCAGCCGGTGCACGTGCTAACGCCGTCGGCGACGGTTCGCCGGATCGTCAACATGACGGCGCTGCTGGTCGCCGACGTGAACGCAACGCGTTAA
- the tkt gene encoding transketolase, with protein sequence MTTSSPAPTSLMANAIRALAMDAVQQANSGHPGMPMGMAEIGVALWSRHLRHNPKNPHWSDRDRFVLSNGHGSMLLYSLLHLTGYDLPMEELKNFRQLHSKTPGHPEYGITPGVETTTGPLGQGLANSVGMALAESLLANEFNKPDAKIVDHHTYVFLGDGCLMEGISHEACSLAGVLKLNKLIAFYDDNGISIDGEVIHWFHDDTPKRFEAYGWNVIPGVIGHDVDAVDAAIQKAKQSDKPTLICCKTVIGEGSPNKAGTHDVHGSALGEKEVAAVREKLGWNYPPFVIPSEVYAAWDATEKGAKFEGEWNDAFAAYRAKYPQEAADFERRMANKLPADWAEKAQAIIAGANERAETIATRKASQQAIEGLAAVLPELVGGSADLTGSNLTNWKAAKYVRVGENGAAGNYVNFGVREFGMSAAINGLAVHGGHKAFGGTFLTFSDYSRNALRVAALMKSPSIFVFTHDSIGLGEDGPTHQSIEHVASLRLIPHMQVWRPADTVETAVAWTQAVEHQGPSCLIFSRQNLAFNPRTDAQIANIAKGGYVLKDWNEDIPARKIILIATGSEVELAMKAVEPLAREGIAARVVSMPATTTFDKQDAEYRERVLPHGVRRVAIEAGVTDFWRKYVGLEGGVVGIDVFGESAPAGVLFKHFGFTVEKIVETAKAALG encoded by the coding sequence ATGACGACCTCGTCTCCCGCCCCCACCTCCCTGATGGCCAACGCGATCCGCGCGCTCGCCATGGATGCCGTTCAACAAGCGAACTCCGGTCACCCGGGTATGCCGATGGGCATGGCCGAGATTGGCGTTGCGCTCTGGTCGCGGCACTTGCGGCACAACCCGAAGAACCCGCATTGGTCCGATCGCGACCGCTTCGTGCTGTCGAACGGTCACGGCTCGATGCTGCTGTACTCGCTGCTGCATCTGACCGGCTACGACCTGCCGATGGAAGAGCTGAAGAACTTCCGTCAGTTGCACTCGAAGACGCCGGGTCACCCCGAGTACGGCATCACGCCGGGCGTCGAGACGACCACGGGCCCGCTCGGACAGGGTCTGGCGAACTCGGTCGGCATGGCGCTCGCCGAGTCGCTGCTCGCGAACGAATTCAACAAGCCTGACGCGAAAATCGTCGATCACCACACGTATGTGTTCCTCGGCGACGGCTGCCTGATGGAAGGCATCTCGCACGAAGCCTGCTCGCTGGCGGGCGTGCTGAAGCTGAACAAGCTGATCGCGTTCTACGACGACAACGGAATCTCGATCGACGGCGAAGTCATTCACTGGTTCCACGACGACACGCCGAAGCGCTTCGAGGCATACGGCTGGAACGTGATTCCGGGCGTGATCGGTCACGATGTCGACGCCGTCGACGCCGCGATCCAGAAGGCGAAGCAGTCGGACAAGCCGACACTGATCTGCTGCAAGACCGTGATCGGCGAAGGCTCGCCGAACAAGGCGGGCACGCACGACGTGCACGGCTCGGCGCTGGGCGAGAAGGAAGTCGCGGCTGTGCGTGAGAAACTCGGCTGGAACTACCCGCCGTTCGTGATTCCGTCAGAAGTCTACGCAGCGTGGGACGCGACGGAAAAGGGCGCGAAGTTCGAAGGCGAATGGAACGACGCGTTCGCCGCGTACCGCGCGAAATACCCGCAGGAAGCCGCCGATTTCGAGCGCCGCATGGCCAACAAGCTCCCCGCCGACTGGGCGGAGAAGGCACAGGCGATCATCGCTGGCGCGAACGAGCGCGCTGAAACCATCGCGACCCGCAAGGCGTCGCAGCAGGCTATCGAAGGTCTCGCGGCTGTGCTGCCGGAACTGGTCGGCGGCTCGGCTGACTTGACGGGCTCGAACCTGACCAACTGGAAGGCGGCGAAGTACGTGCGCGTCGGCGAGAACGGCGCGGCGGGCAACTACGTCAACTTCGGCGTGCGCGAATTCGGCATGAGCGCAGCCATCAACGGCCTCGCGGTGCACGGCGGCCACAAGGCGTTCGGCGGCACGTTCCTGACGTTCTCGGACTACAGCCGCAACGCGCTGCGCGTTGCCGCACTGATGAAATCGCCGTCCATCTTCGTGTTCACGCACGACTCGATCGGCCTCGGCGAAGACGGCCCGACGCACCAGTCCATCGAACACGTCGCGAGCCTGCGCCTGATTCCGCATATGCAGGTGTGGCGTCCGGCGGATACCGTCGAAACGGCGGTTGCATGGACGCAGGCTGTTGAGCATCAAGGCCCGTCGTGCCTGATCTTCAGCCGCCAGAACCTCGCGTTCAACCCGCGCACTGACGCTCAGATCGCGAATATCGCGAAGGGCGGCTATGTGCTGAAGGACTGGAACGAAGACATTCCGGCGCGCAAGATCATCCTGATCGCGACGGGTTCGGAAGTCGAACTGGCGATGAAGGCGGTCGAGCCGCTCGCGCGTGAAGGCATCGCGGCACGCGTCGTGTCGATGCCCGCCACGACCACGTTCGACAAGCAGGACGCCGAATACCGCGAGCGCGTGCTGCCGCACGGCGTGCGCCGCGTCGCTATCGAAGCGGGCGTGACGGACTTCTGGCGCAAGTATGTCGGCCTGGAAGGCGGCGTCGTCGGTATCGACGTGTTCGGCGAATCCGCGCCAGCCGGCGTGCTGTTCAAACATTTCGGCTTCACCGTCGAGAAGATTGTCGAGACGGCCAAGGCCGCACTCGGCTAA
- a CDS encoding glyoxalase/bleomycin resistance/extradiol dioxygenase family protein translates to MTASRPAGVPWLTPYLTVRDARTSIAFFEAAFGFRVRDSVHDDGAVMHVEMTYQDQLIVMFAPEGAFGSTAKTPKSAATTAPQSFYLYVDDVDTVYARAIAAGARSLSEPQDQFWGDRFAQIEDLDGYRWALACHLS, encoded by the coding sequence ATGACTGCCTCACGCCCAGCCGGAGTGCCGTGGCTGACGCCGTATCTGACCGTCCGCGATGCGCGCACCTCGATCGCGTTTTTCGAGGCGGCGTTTGGTTTCCGGGTCAGGGACAGCGTGCATGACGACGGCGCCGTCATGCACGTCGAGATGACGTATCAGGATCAATTGATCGTAATGTTCGCTCCGGAAGGCGCGTTCGGCTCGACAGCTAAAACGCCGAAAAGCGCGGCCACGACGGCCCCCCAATCGTTTTACCTTTATGTCGACGATGTCGACACGGTCTATGCGCGGGCCATTGCGGCCGGCGCCAGGTCGCTGAGCGAACCGCAAGATCAGTTCTGGGGCGATCGTTTCGCCCAGATCGAAGATCTCGACGGCTACCGCTGGGCGTTAGCCTGCCACCTGTCTTGA
- the gap gene encoding type I glyceraldehyde-3-phosphate dehydrogenase yields MTIRVAINGYGRIGRNTLRAFYENGKKHDLEIVAINDLGDAKTNAHLTQYDTAHGKFPGEVTVDGENLIVNGDKIRVLANRNPAELPWGELGVDVVMECTGFFTTKEKASAHIKGGAKKVIISAPGGKDVDATIVYGVNHNVLKASDTVISNASCTTNCLAPLVKPLNDKIGLETGLMTTIHAYTNDQVLTDVYHEDLRRARSATHSQIPTKTGAASAVGLVLPELNGKLDGYAIRVPTINVSIVDLSFIAKRDTTVDEVNAIMKEASEGALKGILGYNSAPLVSIDFNHNPASSTFDATLTKVSGRLVKVSSWYDNEWGFSNRMLDTAVALANAK; encoded by the coding sequence ATGACGATTCGCGTCGCAATCAACGGCTATGGCCGGATCGGCCGCAATACGCTGCGCGCCTTCTATGAAAACGGCAAGAAGCACGACCTCGAGATCGTTGCGATCAACGACCTCGGCGACGCCAAGACCAACGCGCACCTGACGCAGTACGACACGGCGCATGGCAAGTTCCCGGGTGAAGTGACTGTCGACGGCGAGAACCTGATCGTCAACGGCGACAAGATCCGCGTGCTGGCTAACCGCAACCCGGCTGAACTGCCGTGGGGCGAGCTGGGCGTCGACGTCGTGATGGAATGCACGGGCTTCTTCACGACGAAGGAAAAGGCGAGCGCGCACATCAAGGGTGGCGCGAAGAAGGTGATCATCTCGGCGCCGGGCGGCAAGGACGTCGACGCGACGATCGTTTATGGCGTGAACCACAACGTGCTGAAGGCGTCGGACACGGTCATCTCGAACGCGTCGTGCACGACGAACTGCCTGGCACCGCTCGTCAAGCCGCTGAACGACAAGATCGGTCTGGAAACGGGTCTGATGACCACGATCCACGCGTACACGAACGACCAGGTGTTGACCGACGTGTACCACGAAGACCTGCGCCGCGCGCGTTCGGCCACGCACAGCCAGATCCCGACGAAGACGGGTGCTGCATCGGCTGTCGGTCTCGTCCTGCCGGAACTGAACGGCAAGCTGGATGGCTATGCGATTCGCGTCCCGACCATCAACGTGTCGATCGTCGATCTGTCGTTCATCGCCAAGCGCGATACGACTGTCGATGAAGTGAACGCGATCATGAAGGAAGCGTCGGAAGGCGCGCTGAAGGGCATCCTCGGATATAACTCGGCGCCGCTGGTTTCGATCGACTTCAACCATAACCCGGCTTCGTCGACGTTCGATGCGACGCTGACCAAGGTGTCGGGACGTCTGGTGAAGGTGTCGAGCTGGTACGACAATGAGTGGGGTTTCTCGAACCGCATGTTGGATACGGCGGTTGCACTGGCTAACGCGAAGTAA
- a CDS encoding 16S rRNA (uracil(1498)-N(3))-methyltransferase yields MPRFFVGTPFKTDDIVSLPDEVNRHVRVLRLQPGDTVSLFNGTGGEYGAEIVDMDRHGTIVRIGPFRDVEAEPPYQLTLAQGIAGSDKMDWLIEKATELGASEFVPLTTTRSVVRLSGERAQRRQVHWQRIVQASCEQCGRNRLPEVMPTRELATWLSSMPKQPADGELRLLLSPRASVPFSALPSEPPTVRALILVGPEGGFSAAEEAAAASHGFTSVGLGPRVLRTETAGIAVLSALAARWGGW; encoded by the coding sequence ATGCCTCGCTTCTTCGTCGGCACCCCGTTCAAAACCGACGACATCGTTTCCCTACCGGATGAAGTCAATCGGCACGTGCGCGTCCTGCGTCTACAGCCGGGCGACACCGTAAGCCTGTTCAACGGCACCGGCGGCGAGTACGGCGCCGAAATCGTTGATATGGATCGACATGGAACTATCGTGCGGATTGGCCCGTTCCGCGACGTCGAGGCTGAGCCGCCCTATCAGTTGACGCTCGCGCAGGGTATCGCCGGCAGCGACAAGATGGACTGGCTGATCGAAAAGGCGACCGAACTCGGCGCCTCCGAATTCGTGCCCCTCACGACCACGCGCAGCGTCGTGCGCCTCTCTGGTGAGCGTGCGCAACGCCGCCAGGTTCACTGGCAGCGGATCGTGCAGGCGTCGTGCGAGCAGTGCGGGCGCAACCGCCTGCCCGAAGTGATGCCGACACGCGAACTCGCCACGTGGCTCAGCTCGATGCCGAAGCAGCCCGCCGATGGCGAGTTGCGCCTCTTGCTGTCGCCGCGCGCGAGCGTGCCCTTCTCCGCCCTGCCCAGCGAGCCGCCGACAGTTCGCGCGCTGATACTGGTCGGCCCGGAAGGTGGCTTCTCGGCTGCCGAAGAAGCGGCAGCAGCGAGCCACGGCTTCACGTCCGTCGGTCTCGGCCCGCGCGTGCTGCGTACCGAGACGGCCGGGATCGCCGTGCTGTCCGCGCTGGCTGCGCGCTGGGGCGGCTGGTAA